A genome region from Megalobrama amblycephala isolate DHTTF-2021 linkage group LG18, ASM1881202v1, whole genome shotgun sequence includes the following:
- the LOC125252867 gene encoding C-C chemokine receptor type 7-like isoform X1: MNEMYHYMYFLTLSLTVLGPMLLIWSCHIKRSWSSENTEYQLEEKSTIEYEYSTEVVDYSGLEIICEKGSIHTFRAWFLPTIYTIICLLALVGNFLIILTYLYFKRLKTMTDVYLLNLAMADMLFAISLPFWAASSMRMWYLGLYTCKAMFTIYKVSFFSGMFLLTCISIDCYFSITKAVSAHRCCSSAVYYGQVSSLLVWVMAVIFSVPDMVFSEVNVSMTCVASGSNYDDYRIKILVSQMILGFIIPAVVIGFCYICIIKTLNQAKNFERNKAIKVIIAVIAVFVFSQLPYIVVMGVTTQETMECNKDSSLYAMDVTRAVAFLRCCVNPFLYAFIGVNFRNDLRKLLKDLGCIK; this comes from the coding sequence AGAAGTTGGTCCAGTGAGAATACTGAATACCAATTAGAAGAAAAAAGCACAATAGAGTATGAGTATTCCACAGAGGTGGTGGATTACAGCGGGCTTGAAATCATTTGCGAAAAGGGCTCCATCCATACCTTCCGTGCCTGGTTCCTGCCCACCATCTACACAATCATCTGCCTCCTGGCTCTCGTGGGGAACTTTCTGATTATCCTAACCTACCTTTACTTCAAGAGGCTGAAGACAATGACTGACGTCTACCTGCTCAATCTAGCCATGGCTGACATGCTGTTTGCAATTTCTCTCCCCTTCTGGGCAGCTAGTTCCATGAGAATGTGGTATTTGGGTCTGTATACATGCAAGGCCATGTTCACAATCTACAAGGTCAGCTTCTTCAGTGGCATGTTCCTTCTCACCTGTATCAGCATAGATTGCTATTTCTCCATAACGAAGGCAGTCTCTGCTCATCGCTGTTGCTCAAGTGCTGTCTATTATGGACAGGTGTCCTCTCTGCTTGTCTGGGTGATGGCGGTGATCTTTTCTGTACCCGACATGGTGTTCTCTGAAGTCAATGTCAGTATGACCTGTGTAGCAAGTGGCAGCAACTATGATGACTACCGCATTAAGATCCTGGTAAGTCAGATGATCCTGGGTTTTATAATTCCAGCGGTTGTCATTGGATTCTGTTACATCTGTATCATCAAGACCCTTAACCAAGCCAAGAACTTTGAGAggaataaagccatcaaggttATCATTGCAGTGATAGCTGTCTTTGTGTTCAGCCAATTACCTTACATCGTAGTCATGGGAGTGACCACTCAGGAAACAATGGAATGCAACAAGGACAGCAGTCTTTATGCCATGGATGTGACCAGAGCCGTGGCCTTCTTGCGCTGTTGTGTGAACCCATTCCTGTATGCCTTCATTGGGGTAAATTTTCGCAATGATCTAAGAAAGCTATTGAAAGACTTGGGATGTATCAAATAG
- the LOC125252867 gene encoding C-C chemokine receptor type 7-like isoform X2, which translates to MHAFTVLGPMLLIWSCHIKRSWSSENTEYQLEEKSTIEYEYSTEVVDYSGLEIICEKGSIHTFRAWFLPTIYTIICLLALVGNFLIILTYLYFKRLKTMTDVYLLNLAMADMLFAISLPFWAASSMRMWYLGLYTCKAMFTIYKVSFFSGMFLLTCISIDCYFSITKAVSAHRCCSSAVYYGQVSSLLVWVMAVIFSVPDMVFSEVNVSMTCVASGSNYDDYRIKILVSQMILGFIIPAVVIGFCYICIIKTLNQAKNFERNKAIKVIIAVIAVFVFSQLPYIVVMGVTTQETMECNKDSSLYAMDVTRAVAFLRCCVNPFLYAFIGVNFRNDLRKLLKDLGCIK; encoded by the coding sequence AGAAGTTGGTCCAGTGAGAATACTGAATACCAATTAGAAGAAAAAAGCACAATAGAGTATGAGTATTCCACAGAGGTGGTGGATTACAGCGGGCTTGAAATCATTTGCGAAAAGGGCTCCATCCATACCTTCCGTGCCTGGTTCCTGCCCACCATCTACACAATCATCTGCCTCCTGGCTCTCGTGGGGAACTTTCTGATTATCCTAACCTACCTTTACTTCAAGAGGCTGAAGACAATGACTGACGTCTACCTGCTCAATCTAGCCATGGCTGACATGCTGTTTGCAATTTCTCTCCCCTTCTGGGCAGCTAGTTCCATGAGAATGTGGTATTTGGGTCTGTATACATGCAAGGCCATGTTCACAATCTACAAGGTCAGCTTCTTCAGTGGCATGTTCCTTCTCACCTGTATCAGCATAGATTGCTATTTCTCCATAACGAAGGCAGTCTCTGCTCATCGCTGTTGCTCAAGTGCTGTCTATTATGGACAGGTGTCCTCTCTGCTTGTCTGGGTGATGGCGGTGATCTTTTCTGTACCCGACATGGTGTTCTCTGAAGTCAATGTCAGTATGACCTGTGTAGCAAGTGGCAGCAACTATGATGACTACCGCATTAAGATCCTGGTAAGTCAGATGATCCTGGGTTTTATAATTCCAGCGGTTGTCATTGGATTCTGTTACATCTGTATCATCAAGACCCTTAACCAAGCCAAGAACTTTGAGAggaataaagccatcaaggttATCATTGCAGTGATAGCTGTCTTTGTGTTCAGCCAATTACCTTACATCGTAGTCATGGGAGTGACCACTCAGGAAACAATGGAATGCAACAAGGACAGCAGTCTTTATGCCATGGATGTGACCAGAGCCGTGGCCTTCTTGCGCTGTTGTGTGAACCCATTCCTGTATGCCTTCATTGGGGTAAATTTTCGCAATGATCTAAGAAAGCTATTGAAAGACTTGGGATGTATCAAATAG